One window from the genome of Musa acuminata AAA Group cultivar baxijiao unplaced genomic scaffold, Cavendish_Baxijiao_AAA HiC_scaffold_1087, whole genome shotgun sequence encodes:
- the LOC135666360 gene encoding uncharacterized protein LOC135666360 isoform X2, whose product MEGINEHASDDSWCDDGLLNEISDADLNREQKRRYDQFYTKGYRDGISAGKEASAQEGFNIGFKQSASSGYKWGIVRGITSAFVNLPDQFKEKLVKKLEDRCTFQSLYKPVQEISTDDALRMYHFQLQQENKQSHQRSKATVSSAIEDFDCNKLDFFFKELMLLVSESSEIKASVDVVKGEEEE is encoded by the exons atggagggcataaatg agcatgcttctgatgattcttggtgtgatgatgggcttctgaatgaaatctcagatgctgacttaaacagagaacagaagaggcgttatgatcaattttataca aagggttatcgagatggtatatctgcaggaaaggaagcttctgcccaagagggcttcaacattgggtttaagcaatctgcaagcagtggttacaaatggggaattgttagaggcatcacaag tgcatttgtaaacctcccagatcaattcaaagaaaagttagttaagaagcttgaagacagatgcacgtttcaaagtctttacaagcccgttcaagagatttccacggacgatgctctgagaatgtatcactttcaactacaacaagaaaataaacaatctcatcaaagatcaaaagcgacagtatcatcggcaatcgaagattttgactgcaataagttagacttctttttcaaggagcttatgttacttgtaagtgagtcttctgaaatcaaagcaagtgttgatgttgtaaaaggagaggaagaagaatga
- the LOC135666360 gene encoding uncharacterized protein LOC135666360 isoform X1, translating to MEGINVPEHASDDSWCDDGLLNEISDADLNREQKRRYDQFYTKGYRDGISAGKEASAQEGFNIGFKQSASSGYKWGIVRGITSAFVNLPDQFKEKLVKKLEDRCTFQSLYKPVQEISTDDALRMYHFQLQQENKQSHQRSKATVSSAIEDFDCNKLDFFFKELMLLVSESSEIKASVDVVKGEEEE from the exons atggagggcataaatg ttccagagcatgcttctgatgattcttggtgtgatgatgggcttctgaatgaaatctcagatgctgacttaaacagagaacagaagaggcgttatgatcaattttataca aagggttatcgagatggtatatctgcaggaaaggaagcttctgcccaagagggcttcaacattgggtttaagcaatctgcaagcagtggttacaaatggggaattgttagaggcatcacaag tgcatttgtaaacctcccagatcaattcaaagaaaagttagttaagaagcttgaagacagatgcacgtttcaaagtctttacaagcccgttcaagagatttccacggacgatgctctgagaatgtatcactttcaactacaacaagaaaataaacaatctcatcaaagatcaaaagcgacagtatcatcggcaatcgaagattttgactgcaataagttagacttctttttcaaggagcttatgttacttgtaagtgagtcttctgaaatcaaagcaagtgttgatgttgtaaaaggagaggaagaagaatga